The Fuerstiella sp. genome includes a window with the following:
- a CDS encoding response regulator, with product MRDEIDASRTTVLVVDDSLTYRTLVTRLLAVERPNWIVLETSTAAEGLEILASQNVTVVVVEFFMPEMPDEPFITEVGRRFPGVPVILITAPGSDKIAAKSLELGAVNYVPKRRLADDLVPAVDDVLRGVRESTLTREVVSHIVRSQTNFRIESDLEQIEALLHLIRERLETLRSLTDNEVQQVTDAVREALMNAHIHGSQTRSGTFESDGSVDSAESGAVAQLMIKVELSISKERLCVVVTDQGAGFDTSTVDESKLRNGFRIMRRNMDRIEFNSSGNRIGLTKELITPGAV from the coding sequence ATGCGGGACGAGATTGACGCGAGCAGAACAACGGTCCTGGTGGTGGACGACTCTCTGACATATCGGACCCTGGTCACCCGCCTTCTGGCGGTCGAACGACCGAATTGGATCGTATTGGAAACGTCTACCGCTGCTGAAGGGCTGGAAATACTTGCCAGTCAAAACGTAACTGTGGTTGTGGTCGAATTTTTTATGCCCGAAATGCCAGACGAGCCATTCATCACAGAGGTGGGGCGGCGTTTTCCGGGTGTCCCGGTCATTCTGATCACTGCTCCCGGTAGTGATAAAATCGCCGCGAAAAGTCTGGAACTGGGTGCCGTTAATTACGTTCCGAAACGACGGCTTGCAGATGATCTTGTTCCTGCTGTGGACGATGTTTTGAGAGGCGTGCGGGAGTCGACACTGACTCGTGAGGTAGTCTCCCATATTGTCAGAAGTCAGACCAATTTTCGGATCGAAAGTGACCTGGAGCAAATTGAAGCGCTGCTGCATCTGATTCGTGAACGTCTGGAAACTCTGAGGTCTCTAACGGACAATGAGGTTCAACAGGTTACCGATGCCGTTCGCGAAGCCCTGATGAATGCACATATCCATGGCAGCCAAACCCGTTCCGGGACGTTTGAGTCTGATGGGTCGGTTGACAGCGCGGAGTCGGGGGCAGTGGCCCAGTTGATGATTAAAGTGGAGCTTTCAATTTCTAAAGAACGTTTGTGTGTTGTGGTTACAGATCAGGGGGCAGGGTTTGATACCAGTACCGTCGATGAATCGAAACTACGAAATGGATTTCGTATTATGCGTCGGAACATGGACCGTATCGAATTCAACAGCAGTGGCAATCGGATTGGTCTCACCAAAGAACTCATAACACCGGGAGCGGTGTGA
- a CDS encoding ATP-binding protein: MASILVVDDSEAESARLDRLLSVDTTRRIQTSACGEEVFGIVAAQNIDLVVTGLQTVEPDDLVFLEKFQAEFPRVPVILIAQQGSEELVVKAFQQGVSGYLNRESSAGNLNSLAERLLARRATDMARWDLLRRQELDEYEFKLQSRRLLMSATAGFLRQRIQDSDICPAQELLRLGIALEEALLNACLHGNLELDSALREQDGDLFESLADERSEVSPWKDRYVYVNAVVTRECARVTVRDEGSGFDPATLPDPTDPENLLKPHGRGVMLMRLFMDEVIWNESGNEVTMVKKAAAACDEK, translated from the coding sequence GTGGCCTCCATTCTTGTTGTTGATGATTCCGAAGCTGAGTCGGCCAGGCTTGATCGACTGCTGTCCGTGGACACCACTCGCAGAATTCAAACATCAGCCTGTGGCGAAGAGGTGTTTGGGATTGTTGCTGCCCAGAACATCGATCTGGTTGTAACAGGACTGCAAACTGTGGAACCGGACGATTTGGTGTTCCTGGAAAAATTTCAGGCGGAATTCCCACGTGTTCCGGTGATACTGATCGCACAACAGGGCAGCGAAGAGCTCGTTGTTAAAGCGTTTCAGCAGGGCGTGTCCGGATATTTGAATCGGGAGTCGTCGGCTGGAAATTTGAACTCTCTGGCGGAACGACTGCTGGCAAGGCGAGCCACTGACATGGCTCGCTGGGATCTGTTACGTCGTCAGGAGCTTGATGAATACGAATTTAAACTGCAGAGTCGGCGTTTGCTCATGTCGGCCACAGCCGGTTTCCTGCGACAAAGGATTCAGGACTCTGATATATGTCCCGCACAGGAACTTCTGCGACTGGGAATCGCACTGGAAGAGGCACTGCTGAATGCGTGTCTGCACGGTAACCTGGAGCTTGATTCCGCTCTACGTGAACAGGACGGAGATCTGTTTGAATCTCTGGCAGATGAACGCTCTGAAGTTTCACCCTGGAAAGACCGGTATGTCTACGTTAATGCAGTGGTGACCCGTGAATGCGCACGAGTTACTGTTCGTGACGAAGGAAGTGGATTTGATCCCGCAACGTTACCGGACCCGACCGACCCGGAGAATTTACTGAAACCCCACGGACGGGGAGTAATGCTGATGCGGCTGTTCATGGACGAAGTCATCTGGAATGAAAGCGGTAATGAAGTCACCATGGTCAAGAAGGCAGCAGCGGCCTGTGATGAAAAGTAA
- a CDS encoding response regulator → MSSIIIVDDALTDRTLISELLSSELNCEVQTAENGQVALDYIEAQRPDIVLTDLKMPGMDGLELLRSIKEDHPMIPVVLMTAQGSEELAADAMKAGATDYVPKRRLAEDLVRTVQRIIVAKQESMVSPQLMHRLEHCSQLFTLSNDPSQIGLVVTHLQCMLRCLPLSDETERIRVALALDAALSNALFHGNMDTGLEVPRPNHVRRNQLFAERWNQKPWCERRIRLTAEISRQQARFIVQDDGQGFDTSTIDPNVLSLESEGGRGLPLMYLVMDSVEFNSVGNEVTLIRNCVAQQASGSSD, encoded by the coding sequence ATGAGCTCTATCATCATCGTCGACGACGCGCTCACTGACAGGACACTGATCAGCGAACTTTTGAGCAGTGAATTGAATTGTGAAGTACAGACTGCGGAAAATGGTCAGGTTGCCCTCGATTACATTGAAGCGCAGAGGCCCGACATCGTACTCACTGATCTAAAGATGCCTGGAATGGATGGACTTGAGCTGTTGCGGTCAATCAAGGAAGACCATCCGATGATTCCTGTCGTGCTGATGACAGCGCAGGGCTCTGAAGAACTCGCGGCAGATGCCATGAAGGCGGGAGCAACCGACTACGTCCCCAAACGTCGGCTGGCTGAAGACCTGGTTCGCACTGTTCAGCGCATCATCGTCGCAAAACAGGAATCGATGGTTTCACCGCAGTTGATGCATCGGCTGGAACATTGCAGTCAGCTGTTCACACTCAGTAATGATCCATCACAGATTGGATTGGTGGTTACTCACCTGCAGTGCATGCTGCGTTGTCTGCCACTGTCGGATGAAACCGAACGCATCCGTGTTGCCCTGGCTCTGGATGCAGCCTTGTCCAATGCACTGTTCCACGGCAATATGGACACTGGTCTGGAAGTTCCCCGACCGAACCACGTTCGAAGGAACCAGTTATTCGCAGAACGCTGGAATCAGAAGCCATGGTGTGAGCGTCGAATTCGTCTCACTGCAGAGATCTCCCGGCAGCAGGCACGATTTATTGTCCAGGACGATGGGCAGGGATTTGACACGTCGACGATCGATCCGAATGTACTTAGCCTGGAGAGTGAAGGTGGTCGGGGCTTGCCGTTGATGTATCTGGTTATGGATTCTGTGGAGTTCAACAGCGTGGGTAATGAAGTGACACTGATTCGAAACTGTGTCGCACAACAGGCTTCGGGATCATCTGACTGA
- a CDS encoding histone deacetylase — protein MTLLYMDDVFLQHDTGDHPESVTRMEHIHGRLHKSRLLDHVVRLPVVEASDNDLLTCHSLDHLESLRTTAATGGGRVERDTVMSRQSNQTARIAAGSVVDAVERTVQGEHQQSLCLVRPPGHHALRDAPMGFCLLNNVAIAARAAVERLGLSRVLIVDWDVHHGNGTQDAVYEDERITFFSAHRFPFYPGTGRKSETGHGAGLGTVFNLPLKFGISRSDYLSAFETELSRAADHCRPELVIISAGFDAHAEDPIGSLGLESEDFARLTTLVCQVAKTHASRRLVSSLEGGYNVERLAECVEVHLTTLLDQG, from the coding sequence GTGACTTTGTTGTACATGGACGACGTTTTCTTACAGCACGATACCGGAGATCATCCGGAATCTGTCACCCGGATGGAACATATTCACGGTCGATTACATAAGAGTCGACTGCTGGATCATGTCGTTCGCCTCCCCGTGGTGGAGGCTTCTGATAATGATTTACTGACCTGCCACAGCCTGGATCATCTGGAAAGCCTGCGTACAACTGCAGCAACCGGGGGAGGGCGGGTTGAGCGCGACACAGTGATGAGTCGTCAGTCGAATCAGACTGCGAGAATTGCAGCCGGGTCCGTCGTGGATGCTGTCGAACGAACGGTTCAGGGGGAACACCAACAATCACTGTGCCTGGTACGTCCCCCCGGACATCATGCGCTCAGGGACGCTCCCATGGGATTTTGTCTGCTGAACAATGTGGCGATCGCAGCCAGAGCGGCTGTCGAACGGCTGGGTTTGTCGCGAGTACTGATTGTGGACTGGGACGTCCATCACGGAAACGGGACCCAGGATGCCGTGTACGAAGACGAACGGATTACGTTCTTCTCGGCCCACCGGTTTCCATTCTATCCCGGAACAGGTCGTAAATCGGAGACGGGTCATGGTGCCGGACTGGGAACCGTGTTCAATCTGCCGCTGAAGTTTGGAATTTCACGATCCGACTATCTGTCTGCATTTGAAACAGAACTCTCCAGGGCGGCTGACCACTGTCGACCGGAATTGGTGATCATCAGTGCCGGTTTCGACGCTCACGCAGAAGATCCAATTGGCTCCCTTGGCCTGGAATCAGAAGATTTCGCCCGTTTAACAACGCTGGTCTGTCAGGTTGCAAAGACTCACGCTTCGCGACGGCTGGTGAGCAGTCTGGAAGGTGGATACAACGTCGAACGACTGGCAGAATGTGTGGAAGTGCACCTAACGACGCTGCTGGATCAAGGATGA